GATGATAGAGGGGATCTTTTTCATCCACCCCAAGGAGAGAAAGTTGACAGGATCCCTTGATCACCGTGAGAATATTGTTAAAATCATGGGCAATCCCCCCGGCCAACCTGCCGATGGCCTCCATCTTCTGCGCTTGACGGAGCTGCTCCTGAAGAGTGGCTATTTCCTGTTCCGATTTTTTCCGTTCGGTAATATCGGTTACAAAATTTAAGGTGGCGGGTTTCCCCTCCCATTCGATGAGGGCCGTGTTCAATTCTGCCCAGAGGATATCTCCTGAACGATGAAGGATGCGGAAAGGGATTAAAGAGGGGATAGGTTCTCCCTGAAGCCTTTGCAGATGTCGTTCCATCACCAGCGGACGATCCTCTGGGTGGATGATTTCCATAAAAGGTTTCGAGGTCAATTCTTCCCGGCTATACCCGGTCATCTCCATAGTCTTTGAATTGATGAATTTAAGCCTCCCCTCTTGGACGACAAAGATGGCCTCTCCTGCGTTCTCGATGAGGAGACGGTATTTTTTCTCGCTTTCTATAAGCAACTCTTCGGTTCGCCGCCGCTCGTTTGCTTCGAGGCAGTTAGACACATAGGCCGCAAGGGTCATGGCTATCTGTTCTTCTTCAGGAAGCCATTTCCTCTTGTCCCCGACATGTTCGAAGCCGAGAAGCCCGACCAGTTTTCCCTGAACCCAAACGGGGGCGTCCAGCAAAGATCGAATGCCGGAATGGCGAAAATAGGTATGGGGAATGCTTGAGGTCCGGGGATCCTTAAAGACATCCTCTGCAGCAATGACCTGCCCCATCTGATGATAAGCGGTGTATTCGGGAAACTCCGAGGCCTGAAGTATCTCCCCATCGGTATGACTTTTTTTGCTCTGTTCGTACAGATCGAAACAGCGGATCTGTGAATAATCCTCGTTGTAAAACCAGATGCTCACCCTCTCCGTTTCTAAAGCACATGAGACCGGAAAGACGGTCCCATCCTTTCGCTGATGGATCGTTTCAAAGACGGCCCCGTTTAATTCGTCCACCTGTTGAAATCGCCCTTCGAGATCCGATCGTAATTCAGGGGGCCGGAGGTCTTTGGCATTTAATTTTAGGAGCTCTTCCAGGGAGTAGCCGTAAGCGGATAAGGCCCGTTCGTTCGCCTCCACGATATTAAGGTCCTGATCGATCAAAAGGATGATGTCGTTCGCATACTTTGTGAGATATCCATACCGTTCAAGCATGGCTCGATGATTCTTCTCCGCTTCGTACTGTCTCTCAAAGAATCGGCTCTGTTGTCGAAACCAGAAGAAGCCGAGAAAGACCGCGGAGCCAGCGATGAGGAAACTCACAAGGAAGGCAATCGTTTTGGCACTCCTGTAGATGGGACCATAGATTTCCTCTTTGTCCACCTTGGCGACAAGAAACCAGGGCGAATCTGGAATCCGTCGAAGAGCCGCAATCACAGAAACGCCCCGATAATCGACCCCTTCCACAACCCCCTCTTCCCCCCGAACGGCCATGGCCGCGGGCAGGTTTTCCTCTTTCATAGAAAACCGAAGATTAAGGGCCGTATTCTTCCGGTNNNNNNNNNNCCCCCGAACGGCCATGGCCGCGGGCAGGTTTTCCTCTTTCATAGAAAACCGAAGATTAAGGGCCGTATTCTTCCGGTGGCGAAGGTCGTTTA
The window above is part of the Thermodesulfobacteriota bacterium genome. Proteins encoded here:
- a CDS encoding PAS domain S-box protein produces the protein MKEENLPAAMAVRGEEGVVEGVDYRGVSVIAALRRIPDSPWFLVAKVDKEEIYGPIYRSAKTIAFLVSFLIAGSAVFLGFFWFRQQSRFFERQYEAEKNHRAMLERYGYLTKYANDIILLIDQDLNIVEANERALSAYGYSLEELLKLNAKDLRPPELRSDLEGRFQQVDELNGAVFETIHQRKDGTVFPVSCALETERVSIWFYNEDYSQIRCFDLYEQSKKSHTDGEILQASEFPEYTAYHQMGQVIAAEDVFKDPRTSSIPHTYFRHSGIRSLLDAPVWVQGKLVGLLGFEHVGDKRKWLPEEEQIAMTLAAYVSNCLEANERRRTEELLIESEKKYRLLIENAGEAIFVVQEGRLKFINSKTMEMTGYSREELTSKPFMEIIHPEDRPLVMERHLQRLQGEPIPSLIPFRILHRSGDILWAELNTALIEWEGKPATLNFVTDITERKKSEQEIATLQEQLRQAQKMEAIGRLAGGIAHDFNNILTVIKGSCQLSLLGVDEKDPLYHHLQEIDKAADRAGELTRQLLAFSRKQVLAPKVLELNGIVKNLEKMLRRVLGEDIELVTFLGEGIGRVKADPGQMEQVIINLAVNARDAMPRGGKLTIETANAELDEEYARRHIGVQPGSYVLLSISDTGIGMT